A window of the Helianthus annuus cultivar XRQ/B chromosome 4, HanXRQr2.0-SUNRISE, whole genome shotgun sequence genome harbors these coding sequences:
- the LOC110934229 gene encoding uncharacterized protein LOC110934229, translating into MFDCKPHYINILPHFNGRSNDEPYTHLAEFSSICNTIGGHNFALEEVKLRLFQFSLKDKAKQWFLTLPANSIRTWGEMQQAFLDEYYSMAKTDDARDEIRSFRQLSNEPLHEAFTRFKELMRRCPHHQIEKWELVKCFVRGLDDTTWNRLESTSNGTLLSNHEDDDWEFLERMSKRSKEKESADRAKKHPTSRSWPDRDANSKDRIETLERELARMKKREVNAVQYAVCEEGGDIGHRTENCRATVEVNQVYGDQRQYDMNSNTYHPGLRNHPNFRYGNASNQMNPNFQSGNQGGYSHQTRQRSYNQDGHGSTNNQGGGGDLSAKMDAMLSMMQESKKENEIRDKSHEALAKQVGQLAEEMAQMRGSMGKLPSDTMVNPKHQSSSTGNVRNVHISAVSLLSNDEVCSSVESIPPPQCVDGVVGNTRDESESKNEQETISQIIIEKMNKNSFCENCLNQIKPINASKVEERYPLKDERWENFKHAKINLPLLDDIKKVPAHVECLKELSIEKRHNKLPKPVDLISHVSAVLSSALPQKAQDPGDPLIPIQIGTFKIERALLDLGACVSILPGSLYDQYDFGPLKKFDTPVVLADQTPTHPRGMVEDVIVKVDDCYYPVDFLVVDYVGCVEDTQPVVILGRPFLATANAIINCATGTVSMKFGDRELNLNVFPNFTNPLGEDKCPKKDMNPNKKICAMVGRFGETKKKTVKKKKAKKSPLEKKKEEEVRKFVPFGNKWYESPVGDFEELVDGKHAIRPP; encoded by the coding sequence atgtttgattgtaaaccgcatTACATCAATATACTTCCCCACTTCAATGGGAGGTCGAATGATGAGCCGTATACGCACTTGGCGGAGTTCTCTTCCATTTGTAACACTATTGGGGGGCACAACTTTGCACTAGAGGAGGTCAAGCTTCGTTTGTTCCAATTTTCGTTGAAAGACAAGGCAAAGCAATGGTTTCTCACACTTCCGGCGAATAGCATCCGAACATGGGGTGAGATGCAACAAGCCTTCTTAGACGAATACTATTCGATGGCGAAGACCGACGACGCTAGGGATGAAATAAGGTCGTTTCGGCAACTATCGAATGAACCGTTGCATGAAGCATTCACTCGATTTAAAGAATtgatgaggagatgcccacatcaccaaatagaaaagtgGGAATTGGTGAAGTGTTTTGTACGTGGGTTGGATGACACAACATGGAATCGTCTCGAATCGACAAGTAACGGGACTCTTTTGAGCAACCATGAagacgatgattgggagtttttggaacgGATGAGCAAACGGTCAAAAGAGAAAGAATCGGCTGATCGAGCAAAAAAGCACCCCACCTCAAGGTCTTGGCCCGATCGTGATGCGAATTCTAAGGATCGAATTGAAACGTTAGAGCGAGAGTTGGCTCGCATGAAGAAAAGGGAAGTGAATGCGGTGCAATACGCCGTATGTGAAGAAGGCGGAGACATCGGTCACCGGACTGAGAATTGTCGAGCCACCGTAGAGGTAAATCAAGTGTATGGGGACCAAAGGCAATATgatatgaactccaacacttaccaccccgggttgaggaaccatcCTAACTTTAGGTATGGTAATGCCTCCaaccaaatgaacccgaattttcaatcggGGAATCAAGGTGGGTATTCTCACCAAACTCGCCAAAGAAGTTACAATCAAGATGGTCACGGGTCGACGAATAATCAAGGAggtggtggtgatttgagtgcCAAAATGGATGCAATGCTTTCAATGATGCAAGAGTCCAAGAAGGAGAACGAAATTCGGGACAAATCGCATGAAGCATTAGCAAAACAAGTGGGCCAACTTGCGGAGGAAATGGCACAAATGAGGGGGAGCATGGGAAAGCTCCCAAGTGACACCAtggtgaaccctaagcatcaaagCTCAAGCACGGGCAATGTAAGGAATGTACACATTAGTGCGGTAAGTCTTCTTTCAAATGATGAGGTTTGTAGTAGTGTTGAAAGCATTCCACCACCACAATGCGTTGATGGTGTAGTGGGAAATACTAGAGATGAGTCGGAAAGTAAAAATGAACAAGAAACGATTTCACAAATTATAAttgaaaaaatgaataaaaattctttttgtgaaaattgtttaaatcaaATTAAACCGATTAATGCATCAAAAGTTGAGGAACGGTACCCACTCAAGGACGAGAGGTGGGAAAATTTTAAACATGCAAAAATTAATTTACCGTTACTCGATGACATTAAAAAGGTTCCGGCTCATGTGGAATGCTTAAAGGAGTTAAGCATCGAGAAACGGCACAATAAATTACCCAAACCGGTTGATTTGATATCTCATGTGAGTGCCGTTTTATCGAGTGCCCTTCCTCAAAAAGCTCAAGACCCAGGAGATCCTCTTATTCCGATTCAAATTGGAACATTTAAAATCGAGAGGGCGCTCCTCGATCTTGGAGCTTGTGTGAGCATTTTACCCGggagtttgtatgaccaatacgattttggtccattgaaaAAATTTGATACTCCCGTGGTATTGGCCGATCAGACTCCCACGCATCCACGGGGGATGGTGGAGGATGTGATTGTTAAGGTGGATGATTGCTACTACCCAGTTGACTTTTTGGTAGTAGACTATGTTGGGTGTGTTGAGGACACCCAACCGGTAGTTATCTTGGGTAGACCGTTCTTGGCAACTGCTAATGCCATAATAAATTGTGCAACGGGAACGGTAAGCATGAAGTTTGGGGACCGGGAACTAAATTTAAATGTTTTTCCAAATTTTACTAACCCACTCGGTGAGGATAAGTGTCCTAAAAAGGACATGAATCCAAACAAAAAGATATGTGCTATGGTTGGCAGGTTTGGAGAAACAAAGAAGAAGACGGTCAAGAAGAAGAAAGCAAAGAAGTCACCTctagaaaagaaaaaggaagaggAGGTGAGGAAGTTTGTACCGTTTGGCAACAAATGGTACGAATCACCGGTGGGTGATTTTGAGGAGCTCGTGGACGGCAAGCATGCCATTCGACCACCATGA